Proteins encoded within one genomic window of Gimesia sp.:
- the pstA gene encoding phosphate ABC transporter permease PstA, protein MSTKIDIYTKRRRGRIVNGMFTAACFLATISCVLVLLVLIWNIILQGKSWLSWDFIESLPSRFPEKAGIKTALWGSIWLICLTALFSVPLGVGAAVYLEEYAPRSRWRKLIQLNIANLAGVPSIVYGILGLGLFVRTLAFERSVLSGALTLTLVVLPIIILASQEALRAVPDSIRRSAYALGATRWQTVWYQVLPASLPGIMTGVILSLSRALGEAAPLLVVGAMAYVPFVPEKLSDEFTALPIQIFNWTSRPQEEFHHLAAAGILVLLVVLVSMNAVAVFVRHKYGKKIRW, encoded by the coding sequence ATGAGCACAAAAATCGATATTTATACTAAGAGACGCCGCGGGCGTATCGTGAACGGGATGTTTACTGCGGCCTGTTTTCTGGCCACGATTTCCTGTGTGCTGGTGCTGCTGGTTTTGATCTGGAATATCATTCTGCAGGGTAAAAGCTGGTTGAGCTGGGACTTTATCGAGTCCCTGCCATCACGGTTCCCTGAAAAAGCCGGTATCAAGACAGCACTGTGGGGCAGCATCTGGCTGATCTGTCTGACGGCCCTGTTTTCGGTGCCGCTGGGAGTAGGGGCTGCCGTTTATCTCGAAGAGTATGCTCCGCGGAGCCGCTGGCGGAAATTGATTCAGTTGAATATTGCGAATCTGGCCGGTGTGCCTTCCATTGTTTATGGAATTCTGGGGCTGGGACTGTTCGTCCGGACGCTGGCTTTTGAGCGGAGCGTGCTGTCCGGCGCACTGACACTGACCCTGGTTGTATTGCCGATCATTATTCTGGCGTCCCAGGAAGCGTTGCGGGCGGTACCGGATTCGATCCGACGTTCGGCTTATGCTCTGGGGGCGACCCGCTGGCAGACGGTGTGGTACCAGGTGCTGCCGGCTTCCCTGCCGGGGATTATGACGGGAGTGATTTTATCCCTCTCGCGGGCACTGGGAGAAGCGGCACCTTTGCTGGTTGTCGGGGCGATGGCTTATGTTCCCTTTGTACCGGAAAAATTATCGGATGAGTTTACCGCTCTACCGATTCAGATTTTCAACTGGACCTCGCGGCCGCAGGAAGAGTTTCATCATCTGGCGGCAGCCGGGATTTTAGTACTGCTGGTTGTACTGGTCAGCATGAATGCCGTAGCGGTGTTCGTGCGGCATAAATACGGAAAAAAGATTCGCTGGTAA
- the pstB gene encoding phosphate ABC transporter ATP-binding protein PstB, producing the protein MRTADELAQATEKISVRDLSFYYSDNRALTDISLSIPERCVTAFIGPSGCGKSTFLRCLNRMNDMIEGTRVEGEILLEGQDIYSSRTDIVTLRKRIGMVFQKSTPFPKSIFDNVSFGPKIAGIRKKKDLYEIVERSLQRSALWDEVKDRLSDSALNLSGGQQQRLCIARALANDPDILLMDEPASALDPASTARIEDLIFELKEQYTIVIVTHNMQQAARVSDQAAFFYQGLLIESGATEELFTNPKKQQTEDYITGRFG; encoded by the coding sequence ATGCGGACTGCCGATGAGTTGGCGCAGGCTACTGAAAAGATCAGCGTGCGTGACCTGTCATTTTATTATTCCGATAACCGCGCTTTAACTGATATTTCGCTTTCGATTCCTGAGCGGTGCGTGACTGCGTTCATTGGCCCCTCAGGCTGTGGAAAGTCGACGTTTCTCCGGTGTCTGAACCGGATGAATGATATGATCGAAGGCACCCGGGTCGAAGGCGAGATCCTGCTGGAAGGTCAGGATATTTATTCCAGCCGCACAGACATCGTGACCTTGCGGAAGCGGATCGGGATGGTATTCCAGAAGTCGACTCCATTTCCGAAATCGATTTTCGATAACGTGTCGTTCGGTCCCAAGATCGCGGGGATCCGTAAAAAGAAAGATCTGTACGAGATCGTCGAGCGCTCTCTGCAGCGGTCAGCACTGTGGGATGAAGTCAAAGATCGCCTGAGCGATTCTGCATTGAACCTGTCGGGTGGTCAGCAGCAGCGGTTATGTATCGCCCGTGCTCTGGCCAACGATCCGGACATTCTGTTGATGGATGAACCGGCGTCGGCACTCGATCCGGCTTCAACGGCACGGATCGAAGACCTGATCTTCGAACTTAAAGAACAGTACACGATTGTGATCGTTACGCATAACATGCAGCAGGCGGCTCGTGTGTCCGACCAGGCTGCCTTTTTCTATCAGGGGCTGCTGATCGAATCCGGAGCGACGGAAGAGCTCTTCACGAATCCCAAGAAACAGCAGACCGAAGACTACATTACCGGCAGGTTTGGATAA
- the phoU gene encoding phosphate signaling complex protein PhoU, with product MTKHLQRDMESLEREIITQSSLVEEMISKASRALYEVQVDLANEVIEQERAINESEVKIEEDCLKILALHQPVAVDLRETATVLKINNDLERIADLAVNIAERTIGLSHYPNFHIPAALEPMTKVTVSMLRDAIDAFIDFDTDKAREVCKRDDIVDGYNREIINEIYGLMQTDQSLIKPALHFFSSARHIERIADHTTNIAEDVIYLTEGEIIRHRHKETFST from the coding sequence ATGACAAAACATTTACAGCGTGATATGGAATCACTGGAGCGGGAAATCATCACCCAGTCATCGCTGGTGGAAGAGATGATTTCTAAAGCCAGTCGCGCGCTTTACGAAGTTCAAGTTGATCTGGCCAATGAAGTGATTGAGCAGGAACGGGCAATCAACGAGAGTGAAGTGAAGATTGAGGAAGACTGCCTGAAGATTCTGGCGCTGCATCAGCCGGTGGCCGTCGATTTGCGCGAGACGGCAACGGTGCTGAAGATTAACAATGATCTGGAGCGTATTGCCGATCTGGCGGTGAATATAGCTGAGCGGACCATCGGTCTGTCGCATTATCCGAATTTCCACATTCCTGCTGCCCTGGAACCCATGACCAAAGTTACGGTTTCGATGTTACGCGACGCGATTGACGCGTTCATCGATTTCGATACCGATAAGGCCCGTGAGGTCTGTAAACGTGATGATATTGTCGACGGTTACAACCGCGAGATTATCAATGAAATCTACGGATTGATGCAGACCGATCAGAGTCTGATTAAGCCGGCATTACATTTTTTCTCTTCTGCGCGCCACATTGAACGTATTGCCGACCATACTACAAATATTGCGGAAGATGTGATTTACCTGACCGAGGGCGAAATTATCCGTCATCGTCACAAAGAAACATTTTCCACCTGA
- a CDS encoding response regulator transcription factor, translating into MSKKRILVIEDDRSLSEVLAYNLRQEKYDAVVALDGMDGLRQAQLKTPDLIILDLMLPQMDGLEVCRRLRSDPVTCNVLILMLTAKSEETDQVVGFTLGADDYVTKPFSVKILLERIKALLRRRESNGEASDTIVSQGVMIDRRRHRVMIDDVPISLTRSEFELLEALVRQPGRVFSRSELIDAALGDDALVLERTIDVHIRALRQKLDKHAELIETVRGVGYRFRDPDTAFKKQTT; encoded by the coding sequence ATGTCAAAGAAACGCATTCTTGTGATTGAAGATGATCGTTCTCTCTCTGAAGTTCTCGCATACAATCTGCGACAGGAGAAGTACGATGCCGTGGTGGCCCTGGATGGGATGGACGGGTTACGGCAGGCCCAGTTGAAAACGCCTGACCTGATTATATTAGACCTGATGTTGCCTCAGATGGACGGACTGGAAGTCTGTCGCAGACTGCGATCAGACCCGGTAACATGCAATGTGCTGATACTGATGCTGACCGCGAAATCTGAAGAGACCGATCAGGTCGTCGGTTTCACGCTGGGGGCTGACGATTACGTAACCAAGCCGTTCAGCGTCAAGATTCTGCTGGAGCGGATCAAGGCTCTGCTTCGTCGACGTGAAAGCAATGGCGAAGCCTCAGATACCATCGTGAGCCAGGGAGTGATGATCGACCGCCGGCGTCACCGGGTGATGATTGACGATGTGCCTATCTCTCTGACCCGCAGTGAATTCGAACTTCTGGAAGCGCTGGTTCGTCAGCCGGGGCGAGTGTTCTCCCGTTCTGAGTTGATTGATGCGGCTCTGGGAGACGATGCCCTCGTGCTGGAGCGGACGATTGACGTTCATATCCGGGCTCTGCGTCAGAAACTGGATAAGCACGCGGAGTTGATTGAAACGGTGCGTGGAGTTGGTTATCGATTCCGTGATCCTGACACCGCATTTAAGAAACAGACGACGTAA
- a CDS encoding (2Fe-2S)-binding protein: protein MSTVTGSQIERVGATPAPEVAPRRRFLCHCLKVTPDQVQQCITETQAETVHEVTRGCGAGKGCTACHCRIKDLLAGLCDDCGQSKRRCLCAAQPV, encoded by the coding sequence ATGTCTACAGTAACCGGAAGCCAGATCGAGCGTGTGGGAGCCACCCCGGCCCCTGAAGTTGCACCACGCCGCCGTTTTCTCTGCCACTGTCTGAAAGTGACTCCAGATCAGGTCCAGCAGTGTATTACTGAGACCCAGGCAGAGACCGTTCACGAAGTAACCCGCGGTTGTGGTGCTGGAAAAGGCTGCACAGCCTGCCATTGCCGCATTAAGGACTTGCTGGCAGGGCTGTGTGATGACTGTGGACAGTCCAAGCGACGTTGTCTGTGTGCCGCTCAGCCGGTTTAA